One stretch of Pieris brassicae chromosome 8, ilPieBrab1.1, whole genome shotgun sequence DNA includes these proteins:
- the LOC123713075 gene encoding 28S ribosomal protein S15, mitochondrial, whose amino-acid sequence MFKRFTSLIIPNRGVKQLVNIKWVRPDYVPAYKPEKSGDLEGLPKNAEKCAGVDYNLSEELIDAPEAVKQIFSVAHLGRKEYKALVQKELTDRVRRHKYDENTAETRIARITGHIRCLQETMDLFPRNVKTKKVVQELIDKRKKLLKFLRQYDYKKFEWLLEKLNLEYKAHPESYHKLSRRESLRRLTEMHCDQIRNRKLEDYRNLLESQQGPHLQEKLNSLKFIRSEQIELQLPITVNEQDIKKVETQLEEWKAKEAIKQQARQKKKNLLID is encoded by the exons ATGTTTAAACGATTTACTTCACTCATTATTCCAAATCGTGGGGTTAAAcaattagtaaatattaaatgggTTCGTCCAGATTACGTTCCTGCATACAAACCTGAAAAATCTGGTGATTTAGAGGGGCTACCAAAAAACGCTGAAAAGTGTGCTGGCGTAGACTATAACCTTAGTGAAGAATTAATAGA TGCACCAGAAGCCGTGAAGCAAATATTTTCAGTTGCACATTTAGGAAGAAAGGAATACAAGGCTCTAGTACAGAAAGAACTAACAGACCGAGTCAGGAGGCATAAATATGATGAAAATACAGCTGAAACTCGAA TTGCCAGAATCACTGGACACATAAGATGTCTGCAAGAAACTATGGACTTGTTTCCTCGAAATGTTAAAACAAAG aaagtTGTTCAAGAGCTTATAGATAAGCGTAAGAAGTTACTGAAATTTTTAAGGCAGTatgattataaaaagtttgaatgGTTGCTTGAGAAACTTAACCTAGAGTATAAGGCACATCCTGA GTCGTACCATAAACTCTCACGCAGGGAATCCCTAAGAAGATTAACAGAAATGCACTGTGATCAGATACGGAACCGAAAATTGGAGGATTATAGGAACCTACTTGAGAGTCAACAAGGACCACACCTACAAGAGAAATTGAATTCtcttaaatttataagaaGTGAACAAATTGAGCTACAGTTACCTATAACAGTTAACGAACAAGATATTAAAAAGGTAGAAACACAGTTAGAAGAATGGAAAGCAAAGGAAGCAATTAAACAACAAGCTAGgcaaaagaagaaaaatctGTTGATAGATTAG